Genomic window (Verrucomicrobiia bacterium):
TTTATACCGGAACCAAACTTATGTCCGCTCGCGCACTTGGCTCACAAAAGGAAGTAACGTTCGAGCACTCAGGCGAACTGCGGCGGGTGCTCGCCGACGAGATTTTTTATGCGCTCGGCAGAACGCCCAACATCGCCGGGCTCGGGCTGGACCGCATCGGGGTGGAACTTGAGTTTTCACGGATCCGCACGAACGATCACATGCAAACTTCGATACCGCATATTTATGCGGCTGGCGATTGCACGGGTCTGCACGAGATTGTGCACATTGCAATCCAGCAGGGCGAAACCGCGGCGTTCAACATCGCGCATCCCGACGTGAGGCGTTCCATCGATTACCGCCTCCTCAGCGAGGTTGTCTTCACCGACCCGCAGGTTGCAGCGGTCGGGCTGACGGAAAAACGGGCGCATGTGCGGAACATTCCATACATCGTGGCGAGTTATCCCTTCGCCGATCACGGGAAGTCTTTGATCATGGGTGCGACCGACGGTTTTGTGAAACTGCTGGCGGACCAGCAAACGGGCGAGATCCTGGGCGGCAGTTGCGTCGGACCCATGGGGGGTGAGTTGATCCATGAAATCATCGCGGCCATGTTCCGGCGGATGACGGTCAACGAGCTGGCCCTGATGCCGCACTACCACCCGACCCTCGCCGAAATCTGGACGTATCCAGCCGAGGAGCTGGCGGAACAGGTTCGATGATCGTGCCGCTTTCGCGCTCGATGAAATGCAACGGACGAGGGACTCACAAGCCCTTCCCTACGTGCTTTTGCTTATGGCTGGCAGGCTTGTTTTTTCGAATTTGAGCAATAGACTCTCTGCATGAAGAATGATGTCGTTCCCGTTCAAATTCGGGGAATTCTGCCGGCCAACAGCGGCTGCGCGTTGTTCGTGGGGAATGATGAAAAGGTCTTCGTGATCAACGTGGAACCCCAAATGGGAATGATCATCAGCAACTTCCTGAGAGACACCCCCAAGGAACGGCCCCTCACACACGACCTGATTCAAAGCATCTTCAAAGGCTTCGATATCCAGGTCGAACGGATCGTCATCACGGAACTGAAGAACTCCACCTATTTCGCGCGGCTGATCCTCCGCCAGCAGAATGAGATTGCGAAGAAGCTCGTCGAGATCGATGCGCGCCCGAGCGATTGTCTTGCACTCGCGACCGCGCAGAAGCGCCCCATCTATGTCGCGAGCCCGTTGTTCGACCAGGTGGAAGACATGAGCGAAGTGCTGGATCGAATCAACGAAACCGGCAGTGAACCGGATCCCGAATAGCCGATGCCTCCTGCCGCCAAGAAAGCCGCACCCCTCCTCCTCGTCTGCGGCGATGACGACTTTGCCGTCAAGCAACGCGCCCGCCAGGTCTACCAGCAGTGGTCTTCCGAACTTGGTGGAATGGACCACGAAATTCTCGATGCGTCCGTTGGCAACAGTGGCGAAGCCTTGAAGGTGCTGGGACGCTTGCGCGAAGCGCTTCAAACACTGCCATTTTTCGGGGGCGGGAAAGTCATCTGGTTGAAGGACTGCAATTTCCTCGGCGACGAACGCGCGGCCAGTTCCGCTGCAGTCACGGAGAACCTCGCGAGCCTTGCGCAGGATCTCAAGGAATTCCCATGGGAGAACGTCCGCCTCATTCTGAGCGCAGGAAAAGTCGACAAGCGCAAAGCGTTCTACAAAACCCTCGACAAGCTTGGCACCGTTGAAGCCTTCGCAGGGCTGTCGGCAGATGATAGCGATTGGACGACCCAGGCAGAGAGCCTCGCACGCAAGGCCCTTCGGCAGAGGAAGAAGGATATCGATGTCGAGGCGCTCGCGGAACTCGTAAGCCGCGTCGGACCCAGTTCCAGCCTCCTCGAAAGCGAGATTGAAAAACTCTCGCTGTATGTCGGCGACCGCGCCGAAGTGCAATTGGACGACGTGAACGCCATCTGCACCCGGAACAAGACGGCGCGGGCTTTCGCATTGGGCGATGCGCTCGGCAACCGGAATCTGCCCGAGTTGCTGCGGCGCCTCGACGAGCAGTTTTGGGAAATGAAGTTTGATTCCCAGCAATCGGAAATCGGAGTTCTTTATGGATTGATCTCCAAAGTCAGGACCATGCTTCTCCTGAAAGAAATGATTCGCGAAGGCTGGGTAAAACCTGAGGGCGATTACAACCGTTTCAAGGCGCAACTCGAGCAGGTTCCCGCCGGCAGTCTTCCTGCTGATCGCCGATTCAATCCGTTGGCCTTGAATCCCTACATGCTTTACAAAGCCCTGCCGCAGGTGAAACAGTACGATCAATCCGAACTGGTGCGAGCAATGGACCTGCTCTTGCAATGCAATCGAAAGCTGGTGTCGAGCCAGACCGATCGCGCGCTCGTCTTGCAACAGGTGCTGGTTCAAATTGTAAGCCGAAGTGAATCAACGGCCCGCCGCGGCCGTAATGCAGTTTCGGGAATGTCGAAGTAACCATGAGCACGCCGTCAGCAAGAATTTTGGTCAAAGTCGGGGAAAAATGTGCCTGCATCAGGATTTCGGGTCGGGCGAATTTCACGTCGAGCATCGACTTCAAAACGCTCGTCAATGAACTGCTTCAGAAAGGCTACAATTACTTTGTCCTCGACCTCCGGGAATGCACTCTGATGGACAGCACGTTCCTGGGAGTACTCGCAGGTTTCGGCCTGCGGGTGACCGCACCGCAACCGGATCAGCAGACACGCACCATCGAGCTTTATAATCCGAATCCCCGCATCACCGACCTGCTGGAAAATCTCGGTGTATTGCACCTGTTCCGTTTGCAGCAGGGCGAGGTCTGCCTTCCAGAGCCGACCACCGATCACAATCACTCCCCGGGCGCTCCGTCGCGCGAGGAAGTGACGCAAACCTGCCTTGAAGCGCATCGAACCTTGATGGACCTCAGCCCCGAAAACGCCGCGCGCTTCAAGGACGTGGCTGCGTTTCTCGCCGAGGACTTGAAGAAGATGAAGGCGACCGCCCAGTAGAGGCGGCGTGCCGGGAACACTCACGGCCGTTGCGGAGCGCCGCCTTTCAGCCCGCTTACCGCTCACGGACTGAAAGACGCGTCCTCAAGCCTGACGGTTGACGCAAGGCTGCAGACTCGAGCAGCTCAAAGCCTGCGCTCCAACAGTGCGTTCACGCCTCCAGGCACCGTCAATCCATTACTCTCCGAGGTTCCGCTTGAGCAGCGCATTCAGCTTTGCTGGTGAAAGAACCGTTACCATGCGGCCTTTCACAGCAATCAGTCTCTGCTC
Coding sequences:
- a CDS encoding bifunctional nuclease domain-containing protein, producing MKNDVVPVQIRGILPANSGCALFVGNDEKVFVINVEPQMGMIISNFLRDTPKERPLTHDLIQSIFKGFDIQVERIVITELKNSTYFARLILRQQNEIAKKLVEIDARPSDCLALATAQKRPIYVASPLFDQVEDMSEVLDRINETGSEPDPE
- the holA gene encoding DNA polymerase III subunit delta, whose translation is MPPAAKKAAPLLLVCGDDDFAVKQRARQVYQQWSSELGGMDHEILDASVGNSGEALKVLGRLREALQTLPFFGGGKVIWLKDCNFLGDERAASSAAVTENLASLAQDLKEFPWENVRLILSAGKVDKRKAFYKTLDKLGTVEAFAGLSADDSDWTTQAESLARKALRQRKKDIDVEALAELVSRVGPSSSLLESEIEKLSLYVGDRAEVQLDDVNAICTRNKTARAFALGDALGNRNLPELLRRLDEQFWEMKFDSQQSEIGVLYGLISKVRTMLLLKEMIREGWVKPEGDYNRFKAQLEQVPAGSLPADRRFNPLALNPYMLYKALPQVKQYDQSELVRAMDLLLQCNRKLVSSQTDRALVLQQVLVQIVSRSESTARRGRNAVSGMSK
- a CDS encoding STAS domain-containing protein produces the protein MSTPSARILVKVGEKCACIRISGRANFTSSIDFKTLVNELLQKGYNYFVLDLRECTLMDSTFLGVLAGFGLRVTAPQPDQQTRTIELYNPNPRITDLLENLGVLHLFRLQQGEVCLPEPTTDHNHSPGAPSREEVTQTCLEAHRTLMDLSPENAARFKDVAAFLAEDLKKMKATAQ